The following are encoded in a window of Solibacillus sp. FSL R7-0668 genomic DNA:
- a CDS encoding class I SAM-dependent methyltransferase, which yields MSEHYYSNKPQTESKPRQWKFTLLGHTFTFETDAGVFSKSEVDFGSRVLIDAFEMPKVEGVVLDVGCGYGPIGLSIAKNYPERDVLMMDINTRAIGLSQKNAQLNGVQNVRIFESDGLSAVEAGTQAAAILTNPPIRAGKETIFRFYDQAYELLVENGELWVVIQKKQGAPSTVSHLEEMFSEVDVVEKKKGYWIVCAKK from the coding sequence ATGTCTGAACATTATTATTCAAATAAGCCTCAAACGGAAAGTAAACCACGCCAATGGAAGTTTACTTTATTAGGACATACATTTACATTTGAAACAGATGCAGGTGTATTCAGTAAAAGCGAAGTAGATTTTGGTTCCCGTGTGTTAATCGATGCTTTTGAAATGCCGAAAGTAGAAGGTGTTGTACTGGATGTTGGTTGTGGCTATGGACCGATTGGCTTATCAATCGCAAAGAATTATCCGGAGCGAGACGTATTAATGATGGATATTAATACCCGTGCGATTGGTTTATCGCAAAAAAACGCTCAACTAAACGGGGTTCAAAATGTACGTATTTTTGAAAGTGACGGCTTAAGTGCTGTAGAAGCTGGAACACAAGCCGCTGCTATTTTAACCAATCCACCGATTCGTGCTGGAAAAGAAACGATTTTTAGATTTTATGATCAAGCATATGAATTATTAGTGGAAAACGGCGAGCTGTGGGTAGTGATTCAGAAGAAACAAGGTGCGCCATCAACGGTGAGTCATTTAGAGGAGATGTTTTCGGAAGTAGATGTTGTTGAGAAGAAAAAAGGGTATTGGATTGTATGTGCAAAAAAATAA
- the rplL gene encoding 50S ribosomal protein L7/L12 — protein sequence MNKEQILEAIKAMTVLELNDLVKAIEEEFGVTAAAPVAVVAGGAAGGAEEKSEFDVVLASAGGEKIKVIKVVREITGLGLKEAKEVVDNAPKALKEGVSKEDAEAIKAKLEEVGATVEVK from the coding sequence ATGAACAAAGAGCAAATCTTAGAAGCTATCAAAGCTATGACAGTTCTAGAATTAAACGATTTAGTAAAAGCAATCGAAGAAGAATTCGGTGTAACAGCAGCAGCTCCTGTAGCTGTAGTAGCTGGCGGTGCAGCTGGTGGCGCTGAAGAAAAATCAGAATTTGATGTAGTATTAGCATCTGCTGGTGGAGAAAAAATCAAAGTAATCAAAGTGGTTCGTGAAATCACTGGTTTAGGTTTAAAAGAAGCTAAAGAGGTTGTTGACAACGCTCCTAAAGCTCTTAAAGAAGGCGTATCTAAAGAAGACGCTGAAGCAATCAAAGCTAAACTTGAAGAAGTTGGCGCTACTGTAGAAGTTAAATAA
- the rplJ gene encoding 50S ribosomal protein L10: protein MSKAIETKKVQVEEITEKFKAAASVVVVDYRGLTVGQVTELRKQLREAGVEFKVYKNTLSRRAAEAAGLEGINESLTGPNAIAFSSEDVVAPAKIINDFAKKNEALEIKAGIIEGTVASVEDVKALAELPSREGLLSMLLSVLQAPVRNFALATKAVADQKEEQGA from the coding sequence ATGAGCAAAGCAATCGAAACTAAAAAAGTTCAAGTTGAAGAAATCACTGAAAAATTCAAAGCTGCTGCATCTGTAGTAGTAGTTGACTACCGTGGTTTAACTGTAGGACAAGTAACAGAATTACGTAAGCAATTACGTGAAGCTGGTGTAGAGTTTAAAGTTTACAAAAACACTTTATCTCGTCGTGCTGCTGAAGCCGCTGGTTTAGAAGGAATCAACGAATCTTTAACTGGACCAAACGCTATCGCATTCTCTAGCGAGGACGTAGTAGCTCCAGCTAAAATCATTAACGATTTCGCTAAGAAAAACGAAGCGTTAGAAATTAAAGCTGGTATCATCGAAGGTACTGTCGCATCTGTTGAAGACGTTAAAGCTCTTGCAGAACTTCCATCACGCGAAGGTCTATTATCAATGCTTTTATCTGTACTTCAAGCTCCAGTGCGCAACTTCGCACTTGCAACAAAAGCTGTTGCAGATCAAAAAGAAGAACAAGGCGCTTAA